One genomic segment of Gadus chalcogrammus isolate NIFS_2021 chromosome 3, NIFS_Gcha_1.0, whole genome shotgun sequence includes these proteins:
- the LOC130380113 gene encoding beta-1,3-galactosyltransferase 2-like, with protein MGNIMKLQGSHIAFCVLALLLFFVAFSLNYREGQKSDTLSDPERYYVPYPREYKFILDDAHACDKGAASPFLVLVVPVAPGNRLARDIIRQTWGKQSVVQGKLVQTIFLLGLPTGADAQQRQGELRVESRQHRDLIQSDFNDQYRNLTIKTMMMLRWLDSHCTGASYAMKIDSDVFLNIQNLVRLLMDPDTPRDNYMTGLVWWHSPVIRDPSNKLHMPRWIMAKPEYPPYPLGMGYVLSLDLPGKLLQASAHIRPIYIEDVYLGMCLKHLGITPTNPPDESMFIINPLFALGRCRLATVIAVTTTSVSQMLSYWLRSQESQAGC; from the coding sequence ATGGGGAACATAATGAAGTTGCAAGGGAGTCACATTGCGTTTTGTGTTTTAGCACTGCTGCTCTTCTTTGTTGCGTTCTCCTTAAATTACAGGGAAGGGCAGAAATCAGACACACTTTCCGACCCAGAGCGGTACTATGTGCCCTACCCGCGTGAATACAAGTTCATCCTGGACGACGCCCACGCGTGTGATAAGGGGGCAGCGAGCCCTTTCCTGGTTCTGGTTGTGCCCGTCGCCCCCGGCAACAGGCTAGCCCGGGACATCATCCGGCAGACCTGGGGAAAGCAGTCTGTCGTTCAGGGTAAGCTGGTTCAGACCATCTTCCTGCTGGGCCTCCCCACCGGAGCAGACGCCCAACAGCGGCAGGGCGAGCTCAGGGTGGAGAGCCGGCAGCACCGGGACCTGATCCAGAGCGACTTCAACGACCAGTACCGCAACCTGACCATCAAGACGATGATGATGCTGCGGTGGCTGGATTCACACTGCACCGGCGCCTCCTATGCCATGAAGATCGACTCAGACGTGTTCCTCAACATCCAGAATCTAGTCCGGTTGTTGATGGACCCAGATACCCCAAGAGACAACTACATGACGGGGCTGGTGTGGTGGCACAGTCCCGTTATTAGAGACCCATCCAATAAGCTGCACATGCCGAGATGGATCATGGCCAAACCGGAGTACCCTCCCTACCCTCTAGGCATGGGGTATGTTCTTTCCCTTGATCTGCCTGGGAAGCTGCTGCAGGCGTCGGCTCACATCAGACCCATCTACATTGAAGACGTCTACTTGGGGATGTGTCTGAAGCACCTTGGCATCACGCCGACCAACCCACCGGACGAGTCCATGTTTATCATCAACCCCCTGTTTGCATTAGGTCGCTGCCGCCTTGCCACGGTCATTGCCGTGACCACAACAAGCGTCTCACAGATGCTCAGTTACTGGCTGAGGAGCCAAGAGTCACAGGCTGGCTGCTGA
- the LOC130379787 gene encoding beta-1,3-galactosyltransferase 1-like gives MKDSPGTMELAGAVMKIHTHQRPPILRSTFKGLLLLSVILISISYLSVYKDHFSDYLQSNTSLKQTNPIYRAPLPLEHPNRTFLQHHIAFPRNYHFILDDTDVCRSNTPFLVLVVPVAPRNRKARDAIRKTWGTETLVQGELIQTVFLLGLPSRGNITEQQEHVSMENLQYHDLIQSDFIDSYINLTIKTMVIMDWLATRCSKVSYAMKIDSDMFLNVENLVSMLKSPGIPKELYLTGMLMWNRPVVRDRSSKWFVPMEMYPDPQYPTYTLGMGYLFSIDLASTFVEVSKSIEPFNIEDAYIGMCMKKLGLSPTQPPHPDQFRAYLGKYNRCTFSKIITYILGSSEQLVTFWTDLKKPGPPC, from the exons ATGAAGGACTCTCCGGGGACGATGGAGTTGGCAGG TGCAGTGATGAAGATTCACACCCATCAAAGGCCACCTATTTTAAGGTCAACATTCAAGGGGCTCCTCTTACTTTCTGTGATACTGATTTCAATCAGCTACCTGTCTGTATACAAAGACCATTTTTCAGATTATCTGCAGAGCAACACGTctttgaaacaaacaaacccgATTTATAGAGCCCCTCTTCCTCTGGAGCATCCAAATCGAACCTTCCTCCAGCACCACATAGCTTTTCCGAGGAACTACCATTTCATCCTGGATGACACAGACGTGTGTAGGTCCAACACTCCTTTCCTGGTTCTCGTTGTTCCGGTGGCCCCCAGAAACAGGAAAGCTCGGGATGCTATTCGGAAAACGTGGGGCACTGAGACCCTTGTTCAGGGCGAGCTGATCCAGACTGTCTTCCTCCTGGGTCTCCCCAGTAGAGGAAACATCACAGAGCAGCAGGAGCACGTCAGCATGGAGAACCTTCAGTACCACGACCTGATCCAGAGCGACTTCATAGACAGTTACATCAATCTGACTATAAAGACCATGGTGATTATGGACTGGCTGGCCACGCGGTGCTCAAAGGTGTCCTATGCCATGAAGATTGACTCAGATATGTTCCTTAATGTGGAGAATCTGGTGAGCATGCTAAAGTCACCAGGCATCCCCAAGGAGTTATACCTGACAGGAATGCTGATGTGGAATAGGCCCGTTGTTCGCGATCGTTCCTCTAAATGGTTTGTTCCTATGGAGATGTACCCTGACCCTCAATATCCAACCTACACCCTTGGCATGGGCTACCTCTTCTCCATTGATCTGGCAAGCACGTTTGTGGAGGTCTCCAAAAGCATTGAACCCTTCAATATTGAAGATGCCTACATTGGAATGTGTATGAAAAAGTTAGGACTCAGTCCCACTCAGCCCCCACATCCAGACCAATTTAGAGCTTACCTCGGTAAATACAATCGCTGTACCTTCTCTAAGATCATCACGTACATTCTCGGCTCTTCTGAACAGCTGGTGACTTTCTGGACAGACTTAAAAAAGCCTGGCCCACCATGTTAG